One region of Flavobacterium sp. GSB-24 genomic DNA includes:
- a CDS encoding helix-turn-helix domain-containing protein, whose product MKEHVFDISLKKIGMLKVDNDSLEMINSEAYKEYIKVLYLDADCKIKVDFQVYNTSGSSLFFISPNQVLSIEEIGKQEGFFIFYNSDFYCIQIHDEEVACDGLLFNNIHNMPMTTVPQTDSAFIDYLFVQMQDEFILKDSSQEEMIRTYLKQIFIKSTRLWKLQHLDGVLGQHHNDLECFRRFTQLVEANYKQKHSVADYADILAIAPKTLTHKFKRMNLPQPNEIIKNRIILEAKRLLVHTAKSAKEIAYDLGYEDPAYFSRLFFIKTNETPFGFKNKYLSIQASEESL is encoded by the coding sequence CTTACAAAGAGTATATAAAAGTGCTTTACCTTGATGCAGACTGTAAGATCAAGGTAGATTTTCAAGTATATAATACTTCAGGCAGTTCTCTTTTTTTTATAAGTCCCAATCAGGTTCTCAGCATCGAAGAGATCGGTAAGCAAGAAGGCTTCTTTATATTTTACAACAGTGATTTTTACTGCATTCAAATTCATGACGAGGAAGTTGCCTGCGATGGACTGCTGTTCAATAATATTCATAATATGCCCATGACGACTGTACCTCAGACAGATTCCGCATTTATCGATTATTTATTTGTTCAGATGCAAGATGAATTTATTTTGAAAGATTCCTCGCAAGAGGAAATGATCCGTACTTATCTGAAACAAATCTTCATTAAGTCAACCCGACTCTGGAAACTGCAGCACCTAGACGGTGTATTGGGGCAACACCACAATGATCTCGAATGTTTCAGGCGTTTCACCCAATTGGTTGAAGCAAACTATAAACAAAAACATAGTGTAGCAGACTATGCCGATATACTTGCTATAGCACCCAAGACTCTGACCCATAAATTTAAGCGGATGAACCTGCCGCAACCCAATGAAATTATCAAAAACCGAATTATATTAGAAGCAAAAAGACTTTTAGTTCATACTGCTAAAAGTGCCAAAGAAATCGCATACGATCTTGGATATGAAGACCCAGCTTATTTTAGCCGTCTTTTTTTCATAAAAACTAATGAAACCCCATTTGGCTTTAAGAATAAATACCTCAGCATTCAGGCTTCAGAAGAAAGTCTTTAA
- a CDS encoding helix-turn-helix domain-containing protein — protein sequence MKTKNKNEEISKVECGSNLKNVIDALYVLNGKWKLPIVLSLVNGSKRFNEILKDVDGISPKILAQELKHLEQNELILRNVYDTTPVSIIYEASSYSETLRDVLRTLSEWGAGHRKKITGK from the coding sequence ATGAAAACGAAAAATAAAAACGAGGAGATTTCGAAGGTAGAATGCGGGAGTAATTTGAAGAATGTAATAGATGCTTTGTATGTACTAAATGGCAAATGGAAATTACCAATTGTTTTGAGTTTGGTAAATGGCTCCAAGCGCTTTAATGAAATCTTGAAGGATGTTGATGGTATTTCTCCAAAAATATTAGCACAGGAACTAAAGCATTTAGAACAAAACGAATTGATATTGAGAAATGTATATGACACTACGCCTGTGAGCATTATTTATGAAGCATCTTCATACAGTGAAACTCTAAGAGACGTTTTAAGAACTTTAAGTGAATGGGGAGCTGGTCATAGAAAAAAGATTACTGGCAAATAG
- a CDS encoding NAD(P)H-dependent oxidoreductase, producing the protein MNSKKILQLNSSIMGEQSYSKKLGNAIVEKIQEKYANSTVEQLDLVESNIPHLTPETFQAMLTPTEHQTEETKQRLNLSDKLVAQLFDADIIVIGAPLINRTIHSSLKAWIDHITRRGITFGYSKEGLPIGLVTGKKIYVAMSSGGIYTDEQGKANDFVAPYLKSFLGALGMTDLTIFRAEGLHVTLVQDTALEKGISSIVID; encoded by the coding sequence ATGAATTCAAAGAAAATATTACAACTTAATTCCAGCATAATGGGAGAACAATCATACAGTAAAAAATTGGGGAATGCTATTGTAGAAAAAATTCAAGAAAAATATGCTAATAGTACAGTTGAGCAATTGGATTTGGTAGAAAGTAATATTCCCCATCTTACTCCAGAAACGTTTCAAGCAATGTTAACGCCAACAGAGCATCAAACGGAAGAGACAAAACAGAGACTTAATTTGTCGGACAAATTGGTAGCACAATTATTCGATGCAGACATCATTGTAATCGGAGCACCACTTATCAATCGCACTATTCACAGTTCTCTTAAAGCTTGGATAGACCATATCACTCGCCGTGGAATTACATTTGGTTACAGCAAAGAAGGTTTGCCTATAGGCTTAGTAACTGGTAAAAAAATATATGTTGCTATGAGTTCAGGTGGTATTTATACCGATGAACAGGGCAAAGCCAATGATTTTGTAGCACCTTATCTAAAATCTTTTTTAGGAGCTTTAGGAATGACTGATCTTACCATATTTAGAGCAGAAGGACTTCACGTAACTCTAGTACAAGATACGGCATTGGAAAAAGGAATTAGTAGTATAGTTATCGATTAA
- the hxpB gene encoding hexitol phosphatase HxpB yields MDAANLKTKAVIFDMDGVLVDSEPLWQKAEFEIFSSLGVQVTEELTLITKTMTTKEVTEFWRSKCAWEDISDQQVADLVISRVIELIENENCQIEGIENFVKLIKNQGYKIGLATNSPYRIIPVVLKKLKLAQYFDAVSSSDSERNGKPDPSVYLTTCRKLEVEPEQCAAIEDSYSGMLAAKRAGMKVVAFTNGNTGADISIANDVINNFRHIDQWPAACSN; encoded by the coding sequence ATGGATGCGGCAAATTTAAAAACAAAGGCAGTTATTTTTGATATGGACGGAGTGCTGGTTGATTCGGAACCTTTGTGGCAGAAAGCAGAATTTGAAATTTTCTCTTCACTAGGAGTTCAGGTAACTGAGGAACTAACATTGATCACTAAAACAATGACTACAAAAGAAGTTACTGAGTTCTGGCGCAGTAAATGTGCATGGGAAGATATAAGTGACCAGCAGGTGGCAGATTTAGTAATTTCTCGTGTAATTGAACTCATTGAGAATGAAAACTGCCAAATAGAGGGTATAGAGAATTTTGTGAAGCTTATTAAAAATCAAGGTTATAAAATTGGGCTAGCTACAAATTCACCTTATAGAATTATACCTGTGGTGCTCAAAAAATTAAAATTGGCACAATACTTTGATGCAGTATCCTCCTCTGATTCAGAACGAAATGGCAAACCTGATCCTAGTGTGTATTTAACTACATGCCGTAAGCTGGAAGTAGAACCAGAGCAGTGTGCTGCCATTGAAGATTCCTATTCAGGAATGCTTGCAGCCAAAAGGGCAGGAATGAAAGTGGTAGCATTTACAAATGGAAATACAGGCGCAGACATAAGTATCGCAAATGACGTGATTAACAATTTCAGACATATTGACCAATGGCCGGCAGCCTGCAGCAACTGA